Below is a window of Musa acuminata AAA Group cultivar baxijiao unplaced genomic scaffold, Cavendish_Baxijiao_AAA HiC_scaffold_1139, whole genome shotgun sequence DNA.
tcgagggagagtggCGCCGAATCTTTaggttttctcttttcttctcacTCTGCTAATACCATTCGGTAGCAGGCAGTGACGGCTGATTTAGGGTGATAACGGAGCGAAAACAACCGCAATCAACACTACCGTCCGGTAACGGGTGGTTCGTGTATCGGTCTACcaacggaccggtacgtatcgctcGGTACGGGCGCTATTATTCGAAATTAGAATCCTTGCATCAAACTATATGTTAGTAAGATAAttatagtgatttaaaaagcactaggcgctaAGGTCCCAAAATGCTCGAGGTtctaggcgcttgcccgagcgtAGCAAGACGCtatgaaatatttaaatataaaaaaatataatataattgataaatatgattatataaataaaaatatgacattaaactactattaacagtagttagagggggagaaaagaatTGTTAAGATGGAGAGAAAAATTCACCGACAGTGGCGACAACGGAGGAAGCTGCAGATGACAGTAACGGTGAAAGCTACTGACAACAGCAACAACAGCGGCGGCAATTGTGGACGACGACATCATGGGCGGAGGAAGCTTCAGAGGTGTCTGTTGGTGGTGGAGGAAGCTGCagtcctctccctcgacggtgGAAGGAGCTACACACGGAAGCAACAACGGTGGAAGGAAGCTGCGGACGATGGCTAGGCCATCGGACTTGTTCGTCGGCGAGAGAGGAAGCCTCGGTCCACTGTGTCTACAGCGAAGGTAGCTACAGAAAGCGTCGTCAGCGGAGGCAGAAGCTGTGCTAGGGTTGATGGCTCGGGGTCGCTCGAGGGTGCGGGGGGTGGCTTTTGCAGGAAAGAAACTGGCTAGTTAGTTCAATCGACCTAACTAGCCGTTGTTGAACCGAACGAAACGTAAAAGTCTGGTTCAGTTGCTTCATTTGAACCAGGTGCTCACCCAAGGCGCTCGATGCCTAGGTTCAGGCGAGCGGCCAGGAGGCACCACTAAAGCGCGTCGCCTGGTCCACCCTTGAGGCACTTGGGCCTCACCTCACATCACGCCTTGCCCGAGTACCTAGGCGAGTGCTCGAGCGCCTATTTAAACCACTGGATAATTATACTGGGTGGTAAGCCTATGAAAACTAGTGGTTTGCATAGCGGTTGGTATGACTGATTCTTTAAACCTTGGCATCAATAAACTACCAGATTATTGAGAAGCAGCTGTAAGCCTAGTTATAACTGTTTTGGGAACTAGACTTTAGAACCTTGCTTACTTCTACGGTTCATCTTCCTGTATTAACGACAAAGATGCCTTTTAGTGGTGACCAAGATGATCTCAGTTAAGGTGGCTAGATTTCTAGTTTACTAAGAAAAATTATACAAGAAACCATGGTATATGAAAAAGAAAGCAAAGGAACACTATTTCTATCTTTCAAACAACAATCTCAAGGCTCATGCTTCCTCTTTCTATGTGACTCTGAACTAGGATGATCCTTGCAACTAGCATTGACTTAAATTCCTTCATGCTGCATTAAATGCATATCTTCTGTAGCTTAAGGATTTGCCTCATTTCATATAATTTCCAAATTCAATGAGGACTTGTAGCTTTTTCCACAGTCTACCACGTCTTACTCATTACATTAGATGGTTTATAGTTTGACTTGAGAGGAAAaaaagcagcagcagtagcaagTAATTGCATGATGCATACTTTCGGTGGTGCTTAAATTGTTCTTGTTTGATTTAGCCTGTGACTCTTATTTTGCAAATTTGGCTATACTGATATTTAGTGAGTAAATTGGACCCTGTGGGAGCATGTGACAGACGAACTATGGGCGATGAGGTTGGGCTTGAAACTTCTTCAAGAAAGGGCAACCACCCGTTCCTTTTGGTGGCCATATATCAGCAATTTGCCAGAAACTTTTTGTATACCTATTTTCTTTTCGGGGGACGACATAAAGAACTTGCACTATGCTCCACTAATACATCAggtattggatatatatatattctggtcAGTCAGGTTTAAAATATATGTCAATATACTATCTCATAAACATGTTCTATACTGTTCCAGGTAAATAAGAGATGTCGTTTTCTTCTTGAGTTTGAGAAAGAGATAAAAAATATTCTTGACAATGTTTCCTTGAGAAATCATCCCTTTGGAGGTCAAGATGTAAATTCATCTTCACTTGGCTGGGCAATGTCAGCAGTTTCTTCTCGAGCATTCCAGTTGTATGGTGAAAGTCTTTACAGTGACAAGCATAAAAACATCCCTATGCTCCTTCCGGTCATTGATATGTGCAATCACAGTTTTGCTCCTAATGCTCGAATTGTTCAAGAGCAAAACATGAACAGCCAGAACATGTCAATAAAGGCAAGTTCTTCTGGTGTTCTATACTTCAGTAAGGTTCTTCTATTGGATATTCATTTTTGTAGAAGCTCATTGGTTGAACTAGTAATGCATCAATGATCATTAGTTTCTTTGTTTCATCTGTCTTATGCCTGCTGTTCTCTCTCAAGAAgtctttctgcttttctttttttcatttcatATTGAGATTTagttatatatttagtttttttgtttttatccACTCTCAATAGGCAACAACCTTTGTGCACATGTCCATGAGCTTGAGTATGTGAATGAATgaataaacttatatatatatatatatatatatatatatatatatatatagagagagagagagagagagagagagagagagagagagagagagagtgtgtgtgtgaatatatatgtataagttCAGATCATGCTTATGATGGGTTAATGAAATTATACTTGTAATCTTTGCCTTAATGATGTCATGTATGCCTTACAATCCATGCAGATAAATTTCTCTAAAGCCTAGTGCTTGTTCTATAATAAAAACAAAAGTTGGATATTGTAAATGAAAATAGTTGAAAATCTCCCTTCATGTGATGCCACGTCATCTACCGGTTTGAGGCCATTTTTGGCGTATTTCTGCTTTCGAACTGAATTATAAGTTATCTTTTTTGTCCATTTTCCCTCTGCTTATTTTAGTCTTTTTCTTTTGTCTTCTGGATTCATACCATAAGAACTCCTGCGGAACCATTATTTTAGAACTATTCAGTGTTGTACTCCTTCCTGTTACCATGTTCTTCTCTTTTCCTGTAGCTTGAAAAGTCTTTATCGAACCTCAAATTGTTGTGACAAAATCAATCAAGTAGACGATTATATGCCTTATTTGCTTTCTAGATTTAAGACATCTCGACTAGAATTGTCATCTAGGGTGGTATTTACCTTCATCTGTGCCAATGACCCAACAACAGTTACCGTGTATGCCTCAATTTATTTGCCCATGAATTAGTGGTCAATTGGATGAAAACAACGACCATCATGACATTGGTTTCTGCATTCGCATGGACTTCCAGACTAAAGTTGAATTTGTTGTCCAAATCATAATTTGCCTGGAAACTAGTTTCCACTGGGTTTGCAGGCAAATTTCTGATTTTGACAAAAATCTATTAATCTGACTCACACTGTGTTGTAACCCTAACATTGCGaagtattttctttcttcttgtgtCACTACATTATTGTTTTGTATCTTTATGTCATTAATCTGGCTTTCTGTATTGTTAAAATCCCTTCTTGATGCATAAAGAGCAATGTTTATTTCATGCATGCTCAAATTATCGGGCACACAGGTCCCAAAGACGAGGCAGTATTCCTCATTTCAATGGCATTCTTATATTGAATTTATAGCAAATCCTTCATGTCTACTGTAAGTTACTAGGTGTTGCAATAACATTATTAAGCTGGCATactgaaattttttgaaatgttgcTTGAAGCAATTTGCTTATTTTTATATGCTTttccatatttttttcttttcctgatcTTGCATACAAACATTAAGATTTGAtaagatgaaggaagattttacgTGCTATTTTTTTGGTATTATTAACTGCCATAATCACACTATTTGAGACATCAGTGGTTAGGTGACCATTCACATTTGAATATAAGGATTTCTATATGCAATAACACATATGTTGGATTTACTTCCATTGTAATTCCAAATTAATTTGACAATGCATTATTTTCTTTACATGTATTGATCGACAAACATCTTTATACCTCATTATCCATGTTGGGATGCAACCTCAATATTGGCATGTGTTTATGCTAGTTTTTTGTGTGGACTGTCTACTGAGTTAATAAAGTTCTGCTCATTATCTTCCATAGTTCCATAGTTTTAGGCTTATGTTTTGTTTATATCAAACAAGCAGGTTGTAGCAGATACGCAAATTAAGCAGGATACACATGTCTTGCTCAATTATGGCAGTTTAAGCAATGATTTTTTCCTTCTGGATTATGGTTTTGTGATTCCATCAAATCCACATGATCATGTAGAACTGAAGTATGATGAGGCTCTTCTTGATGCTGCTAGTTTAGCAGCTGGAGTTTCTTCTTCCAGCTTTTTGTCTCCATCTGACTGGCAGCAGGACATACTATCTCGCCTAAATTTACGGGGAGATGAGGCTCTTCTCAAGGTTTTCCTTCTCAACTCATGAATTTACAGCCTCAAAGACAATTTCCAAATATTACATTTGAACATGGAAATTTAAGAAGATTGCGGAAcagaagctttgtaaaaatattttctaCAGCACAAGTTAATCAGCATAAAGCGGCGGGAGTGCAGGGGATGGTTCTAAGAATTTTAGGACTAGAATGACACGGGCAAGCTACAAGGAATAAGGTTAACACTAGACTTGGGCATTGGGATCAGGCTGAATAGGGTCATCAGATTAGCTTGGCTGGAATCCATCATCCATGAGAATGAATATAACATGTTGGAGGTAAACTGACAACTTTAGTGCTATGAGCATTAAATAATTTGGTAATTGAAGAAAGCTATCCACTATTTGGAGAAAGAGGCAGTGTTCAAGTATTTGGTGCTCTCTTATGATTTCATTTGGGAATAACGGAGAGGGGATCCAACCATGAGAACTAATTGTGTTAAATATTCGAGCACTGCCCCCACAAGGATTCAGATATAGAACATCTTCAAAATGAAGAGGGGACCAAATCACTGGGCCAAGTCCTGGTTGGAAGTACTTCTTGATATGTTACAAGCAGGGTTTTCTGTGGATTACAACGTTGGAAGTAAGAGCATATTTCATAAATAATCACTCAAAATACTGAAGTTTGATTCAGTGACTTAGATACACATGAGAACATTCTTTTATGATCTATTTTAACTTGATATGCTAGATTCATTGTACCTCCTGGACATGCTGAATAGTGCCTTTTTGGAGTTGTTGGTTACTGACGATCattcataaaattttatagttcCCTTACCTTTTATGACCATTAGCATCCCTGCAAATGATAGCACAGAAACTAAGGGGCTTTTCAAACTGTAGCTATTTTCTTAAAATATGTTTCTTTTAGAAATATTTCAGGAAATTCTCGATTTCCAGATCTTTCTgaaatttatttcttttgtttctttcagGTGACTTTAGGTGGCCCTGGATTGGTTGACGGCCGCTTGTTGGCTGCCCTAAGAGTACTGCTCTCAAGTAACAAAGAAACAGTTCAAAGGCACGATTTGGACACTCTCATGTCGTTATCAGAGGAAGCTCCTTTGGGAATGTCCACCGAGGTTGCAGCTCTCCGAACTGTGATTGCTCTCTGTGTTGTTGCACTAGAATCCTTTCCCACAAAAATAATGCAGGATGAGTCCATCTTAAAGACTGCTATATCCTATTCAACTGAATTGGCTGTCCGGTTTAGGATGCAAAAGAAGTTGACGATCATAGATGTCATGCGTAAGCTCACTCAG
It encodes the following:
- the LOC135671363 gene encoding uncharacterized protein LOC135671363 isoform X1 translates to MVTVAASKMLTAVSTSAASLAHRRPLTCRATASAATASRLVPHPSDLIRWVRREGGFVHPNLRIADGDPYGLGVVATNEIPPGSELIALPSHLLLRFDQSPESDGGCDGPHSTLVELARRVPDELWAMRLGLKLLQERATTRSFWWPYISNLPETFCIPIFFSGDDIKNLHYAPLIHQVNKRCRFLLEFEKEIKNILDNVSLRNHPFGGQDVNSSSLGWAMSAVSSRAFQLYGESLYSDKHKNIPMLLPVIDMCNHSFAPNARIVQEQNMNSQNMSIKVVADTQIKQDTHVLLNYGSLSNDFFLLDYGFVIPSNPHDHVELKYDEALLDAASLAAGVSSSSFLSPSDWQQDILSRLNLRGDEALLKVTLGGPGLVDGRLLAALRVLLSSNKETVQRHDLDTLMSLSEEAPLGMSTEVAALRTVIALCVVALESFPTKIMQDESILKTAISYSTELAVRFRMQKKLTIIDVMRKLTQKVKKISKMELTAQN
- the LOC135671363 gene encoding uncharacterized protein LOC135671363 isoform X2 — protein: MVTVAASKMLTAVSTSAASLAHRRPLTCRATASAATASRLVPHPSDLIRWVRREGGFVHPNLRIADGDPYGLGVVATNEIPPGSELIALPSHLLLRFDQSPESDGGCDGPHSTLVELARRVPDELWAMRLGLKLLQERATTRSFWWPYISNLPETFCIPIFFSGDDIKNLHYAPLIHQVNKRCRFLLEFEKEIKNILDNVSLRNHPFGGQDVNSSSLGWAMSAVSSRAFQLYGESLYSDKHKNIPMLLPVIDMCNHSFAPNARIVQEQNMNSQNMSIKVTLGGPGLVDGRLLAALRVLLSSNKETVQRHDLDTLMSLSEEAPLGMSTEVAALRTVIALCVVALESFPTKIMQDESILKTAISYSTELAVRFRMQKKLTIIDVMRKLTQKVKKISKMELTAQN